GCTGACCGCCGATGACGTGCTGGCCGCCATGTCCTGGGGCGCCGGTGGGCTCGCGCCGGCGGAGCAGGAAGAGGCCGGGGCTGCGCCCCAGGCCTCCCAGGGGCTCCGCCCCCGGACCCCCGCGCCTCAAACGCCGGCGGGGCTGGGAGATCGGGGCTCCGCCCCGGACCCCGCGCCTCAAACGCCGGCGGGGCTGGAATTGGCGGGGCTGGATGTGTCCGCCGGGGTGGATGCGGCCGTCATCGCGCGGCTCGTCGCTGCTGCCCGGGACGGGGGCCGGCTGGCTGACGCCGGGGCTGCTCGGACCATCAGTGCCCCCGTCGAGGCCGACGGGTGTCCTGTGGGGCCCGACGGGCGGGCCGCGCTGACCGGGGTCGACGCCAACTCCCTCGAACTGCACGGGACCTGGGCCGATCAGGGCGAGGCCGCCGCGCAGCGGCAGCCGCGCAGGAGCGCCCGTACGCAGACCGACGCGACGGCCGTCCGGCTCGCGCTGCTCGACCTGGCCATGCCCCGGGACATCGATGCCGCCGTGCACCGGATTCCCGGCGTGCGGCTCGTCGACATCGAAAGCCTGGCCGAGGCGTCCGCCGACGCCCCGATGGCGGCCGACGTCGACGCCGTGCGCGGCATAGTCGCGGAGGAAGTGGCCGCCTTCGGGGCCGCGCAGCGGGCCGCGCACATCACGCCCACCGTGGTCGCCCTGCGGGCCATGGCGGCCGAGGTCGTGGCCATGGAAGTGGCGCGGCTCGACGGGCGGGTCCCCGACCTCGACGAACGGCAGCGGGCCGAGGTCACCCAGACCGTGCGCCGCGTCGTCGACAAGCTCCTCCACGCGCCGACCGTGCGCGTCAAGCAGCTCGCCAGCGAGCCCGGCGGCGCCGGGTACGCGGAGGCACTGCGCGAACTCTTCGACCTCGACCCTCAGACGGTTGCTTCCGTCAGCCGGGCGGACGCGGCCGATCCGATGAACGACGACGACCCAGGACGGGCATCATGAACACACGTCCCGACCAGCCGCTGCGGCTCGGTACGCGGCGGAGCAAGCTGGCCATGTCCCAGTCGGGGCACGTCGCCGACGCGGTACGGGCGATCACCGGCCGGCCCGTCGAGCTCGTGGAGATCACGACTTACGGCGACGTCTCGCGCGAGCACCTCGCGCAGATCGGCGGGACGGGCGTGTTCGTCACCGCCCTGCGCGACGCGCTGCTGCGGGGCGAGGTCGACTTCGCCGTGCACTCGCTGAAGGACCTGCCGACCTCGCAGCCCGACGACCTCGTGATCGCGGCCATGCCGCGCCGCGAGGACGCGCGGGACGCGCTCGTCGCGCGGGACGGCCTGACCTTCGAGCAGCTGCCCGACGGTGCCCGGATCGGCACCGGGTCGCCGCGGCGCACGGCGCAGCTCAACCACCTGGCGCTGTCGCTCGGCAAGCGGATCGAGACGGTGCCCATCCGCGGCAACGTCGACACCCGGATCGGCTTCGTCCGCGACGGCGAGCTCGACGCCGTCGTGCTCGCGGCCGCCGGCCTCAACCGGATCGGTCGCGGTGACGAGGCGACCGACCTGCTCTGCGTCGACAACGTCCTGCCGGCCCCCGGCCAGGGCGCCCTGGCCGTGGAGTGCCTCGCGTCCGATACGGACCTCATCGCCGCGCTCGGCGAACTCGACGACCCGTTCACCCGGGCCGCCGTGACCGCCGAGCGTTCTCTGCTCGCCGCCCTGGAGGCCGGATGCAGCGCACCCGTGGGCGCGTTCGCCGATCTGCTGGCCGACGGCCAGATTGTCAATGAAATGCGCCTGCGCGGCGTCGTCGGAACCCTCGACGGCTCGACGCTGGTGCAGCTGTCCACCACCGGTCCCGTGCCCCAGTCGTACGACGAGGCCATGGCTCTCGGCCGCGAACTCGCGGACGAGATGCTGGCCAAGGGCGCGGCCGGTCTGATGGGGGAGCGATCGCTTTGAACCCCTCAAGTCCGACCACCTCCGCTTTTCCGGCCGTCGCCGCCCACGGACGCGTCACCTTCCTCGGTGCCGGCCCCGGCGACCCGGGTCTGCTGACGCTGCGCGCCGTCGAGGCGCTCGCCGCCGCGGACGTACTGATCGCGGAGCCCGAGGTGCTCGAGGTCGTACGGACGCATGCGCGCGCGGGTGTCGACACGCCGCAGCTGACGATTGCTGACGAAGTGTCAGCAGCCGCCGGGGTCCCGGTGATCCGGGACGCGGCCAATCTTGTCATGGAGGCCGCACGCTCCGGCAGGCGGGTCGTGCGTGCCGTCACGGGCGACCCCGGGCTCGACGGCAACGCGGCCGAGGAGATGCTCGTCTGTGCCACCGCCGGCATCCCCTTCGAGGTGGTGCCCGGTGTGGCGACCGCGGTGGGCGTGCCCGCGTACGCCGGTGTCCCGCTGCGCGACAAGCAGGGCGCGGACGTCCGGTTCGTCGACGCGAAGACCGCCTCGGCGCGCTGCTGGAGCGAGGTCGGCGCGAGCGACGGGATCCTCGTCGTCTCCGCGACGCTGGAGACCGTCTCGGCGGCCGCCGCCGAGCTGGTGAGCGCCGGGCGCAAGCCCGACACCCCGCTGACGGTGACCGTCGCCGGCACCACCACGCGGCAGCGCACCTGGTCCGCGACCCTGGGCACGATCGCCCAGGTGTTCAAGCAGGGCAAGGTGCTCCCCTCGCCCGAGGGCGCCCGGCCCGTCATAGCCGTGGTCGGTGAGCACAGCGCCGCCGCGCGGCGCGAGGACCTGGCCTGGTTCGAGTCGAAGCCGCTGTTCGGCTGGCGGGTCCTCGTACCGCGCACCAAGGAGCAGGCCGCCTCGCTCTCCGACCAGCTGCGTTCGTACGGCGCGGTACCGCACGAGGTGCCGACCATCGCCGTGGAGCCGCCGCGCACCCCGCAGCAGATGGAGCGCGCGGTGAAGGGCCTGGTGACGGGCCGCTACGAGTGGATCGCCTTCACCTCGGTCAACGCCGTGAAGGCCGTCCGCGAGAAGTTCGAGGAGTACGGGCTCGACGCCCGTGCCTTCGCGGGCATCAAGGTCGCCGCGGTGGGCGAGCAGACCGCGGCCTCGCTCGTGGAGTTCGGCGTGAAGCCGGACCTGGTGCCGAGCGGGGAGCAGTCCGCGGCCGGACTGCTGGAGGACTGGCCGCCGTACGACCCGGTCTTCGACCCGATCGACCGCGTGTTCCTGCCGCGGGCCGACATCGCGACCGAGACGCTGGTCGCCGGGCTGATCGAGCTCGGGTGGGAGGTCGACGACGTCACCGCCTACCGGACCGTGCGCGCGTCGCCGCCGCCGGCGGACACGCGCGAGGCGATCAAGGGCGGCGGTTTCGACGCCGTTCTCTTCACGTCGTCGAGCACCGTGCGGAACCTGGTGGGCATTGCCGGCAAGCCGCACAACGTGACCGTCATCGCCTGTATCGGGCCGGCGACGGCCAAGACGGCGGAGGAGCACGGGCTGCGGGTCGACGTGCTGTCGCCGGAGCCGTCGGTGTCGAAGCTGGCGGAGGCCCTCGCCGAGTACGGTGCGGCGCGGCGCGAGGCGGCCAAGGAGGCCGGCGAGACGGTGTTCCGGCCGAGCGAGCGCCGGCCGGGGGCGCGGCGCCGCCGTACCACCTAGCGGTGGGCTGAGCGGAAACGAGTACGAGGGTGGGGTCCGGCGCTGGTGCGTTGGGCCCCGCCCTTGTTTTGCCGGGGGCGGTCGGAGGGGTGGGGCCGGGCTCTAGGCTTGTCCCGACTGCTGTCGATGCTCGAAGAGGCGACTAGAAGATGAGCACGTACGGATCCTTCCCCGGCTCGCGGCCCCGCCGGCTGCGCACCACCCCGGCGATGCGGCGGATGGTCGCGGAGAACCGGCTGCACCCCTCGGACCTGATCCTCCCCGCGTTCGTACGGGAGGGCATCAGCGAGCCCCTGGCGATCTCCGCGATGCCGGGCGTCGTCCAGCACACCCGGGACACGCTGCGGAAGGCCGCCGTGGAGGCGGTCGAGGCGGGGGTCTCGGGCATCATGCTGTTCGGTGTTCCGGCCGACGAGAACAAGGACGCGCTGGGCACGGCGGGCACCGAGCCGGACGGGATCCTGCAGGTCGCGATCCGTGACGTGAAGGCCGAGGTCGGGGACGATCTGGTGATCATGTCCGACCTGTGTCTCGACGAGTACACCGATCACGGGCACTGCGGTGTGCTGGACGAGCACGGGCGTGTGGACAACGACGCGACGCTGGAGCGGTACGCCGAGATGGCGCAGGTCCAGGCCGACGCGGGGGTGCACGTGGTGGGCCCGAGCGGGATGATGGACGGCCAGGTCGGGGTCATCCGCGACGCGCTGGACGAGACCGGGCACGAGGACGTGTCCATCCTGGCGTACACGGCGAAGTACTCGTCGGCCTTCTACGGGCCCTTCCGCGAGGCCGTCGCCTCCTCGCTCCAGGGCGACCGCAAGACCTACCAGCAGGACCCGGCGAACGCGCGGGAGTCCCTGCGGGAGCTCGCCCTCGACCTGGAGGAGGGCGCCGACATGGTGATGGTCAAGCCTGCCGGTCCCTACCTCGACATCCTGTACCGGGTCGCGCAGGCGGTGGACGTCCCGGTGGCGGCGTACCAGATCAGCGGCGAGTTCGCGATGATCGAGGCGGCGGCGGAGAAGGGCTGGATCGAGCGCGACCGGGCCATCCTGGAGACCCTGCTGGGCATCAAGCGGGCGGGCGCCGACACGATCCTCACCTACTGGGCGACCGAGGTCGCCGGCTGGCTGCGCAACGACTGACCCGCGCTACGGCCGGTCGACGAGTCCGTGGAAGACGATGAAGTCGAAGACGACGGCGGCCGGGGCGGAGACGGCGAACCACACCCTGGCGGCGGCGTGGCGCCGCTGCCAGGGCAGCGCCCACGCGGCGAGCAGCAGGACCAGGACCACCGCCAGGCCGGACCCGAACACCGGGAAGGCGATGCCGTACGAGGCGTCGAACCGGTCGCTCGCCGCGTCACCGCAGGAGTCGCAGGCCATCGGGGACAACCCGACGAAGAAGAACGCGACGGCCGAGAGCGGCAGCGTCAGCAGGGTGGAGACGAGGGGCGCGGGGAACGCGCGGGGGTGGCGGGTGGTGTCCGGGGTCATGGATCCGGTGAACTCCGCAGGAAGAGCCCGAACGTGAGTGCGCATACTCAGGTGAATACCCCGCTGACCTGCGAATCTCGTAGGCGTACGTGCGTATGTGGCACGGCAGCGCCAACGAGGGGTGGACATGCAGGACGGCGATCTCAAGGTCTCGGAGGACGGCCTCACCAAGCTCGCTGACGACCTCGACCAGATGCAGGGTCATCTGGAGCGTCAGATCCGCGACATGGACCGGGTGGTCGACAGCATCGCGGCGGGCTGACAGGGGCCCACGGCCACGGCGCCCTGGCCGCCGCGGAACTCGGCATGGAAGTGAACCCGCCCGAGCCGTTCTCGTACGGAGCGTGGTTCCAGACGGTGGCGACGGCCCTGGCGAGCGGCTGACGGCTCCCACTCGCGATGCATCCTTCGCGGGCGCACTCTGGAGGGAAGGGTGACCCCCTGGAGGTGATGCACCATGGCTACGCTCGTCGGGTGGCATGTGGAGCTCGAATTCACCGAGGAGGGCCACCGCACCAGTGCGGCGGCCCTGGTCAGACTCGGGGACGGCTCCGAGATCAAGGCGCGGGGCTATGCCCTGCGTCACCCCTCCGACCCGGAGCAGCTGAGGGTCGGAGAAGAGATCGCGGGCGCTCGCGCGCTCATGGATCTCGCGTCGCAGATGCTGCAGAAGGCCCACGCCGAGATCGACGAGGCGACGGGCCGGCACTCCTATCCGCTCAAGGGTTGAGCGGGTACGTACGCACCGTCGGCGTGCTGAGGGGCTTCTCCCGGTGAGGAGCCCCTCAGCGGGTCCTGCTGCGGAACAGGACCGCGGACAGGGTCACGGCCACGGCCGTGATGCCCGCGCACCAGGTCAGGGCCACCCAGGGCGCGTCACCCGCGGGTTGCGCCAGGAGCAGTGCGCGCAGGGATTCGATCACGGGGGTCAGCGGCTGGTGGTCGGCGAACCCGTGCAGCCAGCCCGGCATGGTGTCGATGGGGACGAAGGCGCTGGACGGGTACGGCAGGAACATCATCAGGAAGGTGAAGCCGCCCGCCGCCTCCGGGGACTTGGCGAGCAGGCCGAGTGCGGCGGCCAGCCACGAGATCGCGGTGATGTACGTCAGCAGCAGGCCGGCCGCGGCGAGGAAGCCGGCCGGGCCCGCCTGGGGCCGGAAGCCGATCGCGAGGGCCACGGCGAGGACCAGGGTGGTGGAGATCAGGTTGCGCAGGACCGAGGCGGTGACGTGCCCGGCGAGGATCGGGATGCCGCCGATGTCGAGGGAGCGGAAGCGGTCGATGACGCCGTTCGTCATGTCCTCGGAGACGCTGACGGCGGTGCTCGCCGCGCCGAAGCCCGCGCAGAGCAGCATGGCGCCGGGGACCACGTACGTCACGTACGCCGTCCCGGTGTCGATGGCGCCGCCGAAGAAGTAGACGAAGATCAGCATCAGCATGACGGGCAGCATCAGGGCGCCGATCAGGGCGTCGGGCCGACGGCTGCTGATGCGCAGGCTGCGGCCGGCCAGGGTGAGGGCGCTCACGGGCATGGCGGTCATCGGTCGGCTCCCGTCAGGGTGAGGAACACGTCGTCGAGGGTGGCGGTGCGGACGGCGAAGCGGTCCACGGCGGTGCGGTCCGGATCGAGTTCGTCGAGCAGGGCGCGGACGTGGGCGGCGGTGCCGTCGGTGGGCAGGCCGAGGGTGAGCGCGTCGGGGTCGAGGTGGACGGCGCGCGGGGCGAGGGCCTCGTAGGCGGCGCCGGTGGCGAGGGTCAGGTCCAGGCGGTGTCCATCGACGCGGGCCTTGAGTTCGGCCGGGGTGCCCTCGGCGGCGATGCGGCCGCCGGCGAGGACGGCGACGCGGTCGGCGAGACGGTCGGCCTCTTCCAGGTACTGGGTGGTGAGCAGGACGGTGGTGCCGTCCGCGCGCAGTTCCCGTACGAGGTCCCACAGGTCCTGGCGGCTGCGCGGGTCGAGGCCGTTGGTCGGCTCGTCCAGGAAGACCACCTCGGGGCGGGAGACGAGGCTCGCGGCGAGGTCGAGGCGGCGGCGCATGCCGCCGGAGTACGTCTTCGCGGTGCGGCCGGCGGCTTCGGTGAGGCCGAACCGGGCGAGGAGTTCGTCGGCGCGGGTGCGGGCGGTGCGCGGGGAGAGACCGGCGAGGCGGCCCATCATGCGCAGGGTCTCGGCGCCGGTCAGGAGCTCGTCGAGGGCGGCGAACTGGCCGGTGAGGGAGATGAGTTCGCGGACGCGGGCCCGTGCGGTGACGGTGTCGTGGCCGCCGACGCGGGCGGTGCCGGCGTCGGCGGCGGTGAGGGTGGCGAGGATCCGGACGGTGGTGGTCTTCCCGGCGCCGTTGGGGCCGAGGAGGGCGAGGACGCTGCCGCGCGGGACGGCGAGGTCGATGCCGTCGAGGACGCGGAGGTCGCCGTAGGACTTGGTCAGGCCGGTGGCGTGGATTCCGAGGTCGCCGGAGGCGTGCGTGGTCATGGGGGATGGTGCTCCCTTCCCAGCTTCTGCGTATGCCTTACGCTCTTCTGTGTAAGTAATACACAGAACTAGGATGGGGGTCAATCGAGGAGTGGGCGGACATGGCGGACGAGGACAGCGCTACAGGGCTCCCGGCGAGCCTGGAAATGGCCTGGGGCTTGCGCGAACGCCCCGGCAAGGGGCCGCGTCCCACGCTCACGCTGCCCCGGATCGTGGAGGCGGCCGTGGCGCTGGCCGCCGCTGAGGGGGTGGACGCCGTCTCCATGGGCCGCGTGGCCAAGGAGCTGGGCGTCTCGACGATGTCCCTCTACCGGTACGTCGCCGCCAAGGAGGAGCTCTACGTCCTGATGGCCGACGCGGGCGTCGGCACCCCGCCGCCGCTGCCGCCCGAGGCGGAGGGGTGGGGCTGGCGCGAGCTGCTCACCGACTGGGCGTACGCGCAGCGGGCCGTCCTGATGGCCAACTCCTGGATCCTGCGCATCCCGATCACCGCCGCGCCCGTCTCCCCGAACCAGCTGGCCTGGATGGACCGGGGCCTCGCGTCCATGGCCGGCACATGCCTGAAGGAGGGCGAGAAGCTCTCGACGATCATCCTGATCGGCGGGCTGGTGCGGAACGAGGCCACGATGGCCGCCGACATGATGGACGCCATCATCAAGTCCGGGGTCGCCCCGGAGCAGGCGCTGGGTCAGTACGTGCGCACGCTGAAACTGCTGACCCGCCCGGACAGCCACCCGGCCGTGACGCGGCTGCTGGGCTCGGACGCCTTCACCGGCTCCGGCGAGCCGGACTTCCAGTTCCGCTTCGGCCTGGACCGCATCCTGGACGGGCTGGCCCCGCTGGTCGCCGAGCGGGCCGCCAGCTGACCGGGCCGCGGGGCGGTGCTACCGCCTGACCCAGCCGGTCAACGCCGCCCAGCTCGCCGGGGCGAGGTCCAGGACGGGGCCGTCCTGGACCTTCGAGTCCCTGACGTGCACCTGGGTCGGGGAGGCGGCCACCTCGACGCAGTCGCCGCCCTCACTGGCGCTGTAGCTGGACTTGAACCACGCGAGTGGGGTGCTCATGGGTCTCCTAGGAGCCGTTTCAACAGGTCCCTGGTTTCCTCGGGGTTGAGGGCCTGTGTCCGCAGCATCGCATACTTCATCGAGAGGATGCTGACCTCGTCGAGGTCGGAGACGACCAGGCTGCCGCGTTGCGTTTCGAGGTACGCAATGTGCTGATGCACCGGGGTTTCGAGCAGAACGAAGGGGCCGTCCAGGGCTGGATGGAGGGTGCGGTCCAGCGGGAGGATCTGGATGGACACCCCCGTCAGCTCGGAGCAGGTCAAGAGGTGGCGGAGCTGCTCGTGGAGTACTGCTCGGCCGCCCAGAGGGCATGTGAGGGCCGGTTCCCAGATGACGAAGCTGGCGACCATCGGCTTCTCGCGCCTCAGGGTGGTCTGACGGTCGAGTCGGGCCGCAGTCTGATCTGCGACCTCGCTGTCGGTGTACAGCGGGACGCGGCTGCGGAAGACCGCCTCCGCGTAGGCCTGGGCCTGGAGCAAGCCCGGAACTACCTGATTCTGGTACGAGGACAGCGTGACTGCCTTCTGCTCCAGGTTGATCAGCGGCTCGGCCCACGGCGGGATCACGTCGACCTGCGGCATCTTGTGCGCCGCGACCGTGAGCACCCCGGGCAGCCCCAGGACTTGGTCCATCAGCTCGGCGACGTTCGGCATCAGGGCGCGGCGGCCCTGTTCGATGGAGGCGATGGTCTCCGCGTCCAGCCGTACCAGTTCTCCGAGTTGCTTCTGGGTCAGGTTCTTGGCGATGCGGGCGGCGGCCACCATCGCGCCGACCATCTTCATGGTCGTTGCGTTTGGCCGTGCGCGTTTCCTCGGTGGCATGACAGCGAACTCCCCACCCATGCACATGGAATACCCCGTGCCGACTCGTACTCATCCATGAGTACGGGTCGACGTACTGCTCCACGCTAGTCACGGAACGCGACGATCGTCCCGTGAATCCAACTATTCAGGCGGCGCTCGTGCGCGATCGTCTCTACCTGCGCTCACCCCGATCCGTCGCAGCTGCGCGGCAGTTCACACGTGACACCTTGCGGGCGTGGGGCGTGGACGAACGCCCCGACGAAATGTTGCTCTGCGTGAGCGAGCTGGCCACCAACGCGCTGCGGTACGGGGTTCCGCGCGGCCGCGGGTACCTGCTGCGGCTGTTCGGCTTCGAGGACGCGACGATCCGGGTCGAGGTGCACGACGGCGGGCCCGGGTTGTCCCGGATCACCGGGCGGCCGCACGGACACGGCCTGACCCTCGTGGCCGCGCTCTCCGACGACTGGGGGGTGTTGGCCCGGACGCCCGGGAAGGTCGTCTGGTGCGAGTTCCGAAGGGGTGCCTGCTAGCTTCGGATGCTCGGAAGACGCATCAAGGGGGGCCAGTGTCACGTCCGTTGCGGTGGGCTGTCGTCATCGGGGGCACGGCGATCGTGTTCCTGCTCAGCTTCAAGCTGGGCCAGGCGGACCCCTTCGGCTGGTTGCCGGACAAGGACTCGGACAAGGTGGCGGCCGCCGCCGGCTTCGCCGGGGCCATGGCGGCGGCCTTCGGGCTGGCCGGGGCCTGGTGGGCGAGCAGCGGGCCGGGTGGCGCCGGTGCCGGGCAGACCGTCGTGCGGCAGCGGGCCCGCGCCTCCGGTACCGGTCAGATCACCCAGTCCGGTGGCAGCCCCGCTCCCGGTCTGCTGGACCAGAGGGCTCGGGCCGACGACGACTCCCGCGTGCAGCAGACCACCGGCACCGCCCCCGGCACGGGCACCGTCCCCGGCACGGGCACCGGCACCGGCAGCACCGCGCCCACCTCCTAGTGGGCAACGAGCAGTGGGCCCGCGCCGAGGGGAACGCGCGGATCACCCAGGTCGCCGGCGACCACATCACCTACGCGGCCGGCGCCGGCCCCGCGCCCCGGGCGCTGCTCGGCCTTCCCGACGCGCCCGCCGCCCTGGTCGGCCGCGACGGGACGGTCAAGGAACTGGTGGGACTGCTCGCGGAGGGCGGCCCGCCGGTCGTCGTGGTGGCGGGGCTGGCCGGGGTGGGCAAGAGCGCGCTGGCGGTGTCCACGGCCCACCGGGCCGTGGAACTGGGCTGGTTCGGCGACCGGGTGTTCTTCCTGTCGCTGCGCGGCTACGCCTCCGACGGCGGGGTGAGCGGGCCGCAGGCGGTCCAGGAGATGCTGCGCCACCTGGGGGTCCGCGACACGGACACGCCGGAGTCGCCGGAGGGCCGGGTTGCGCTGTACCGGGCGAGGCTGGCGGCCTTCGCGCAGGCCGGGCAGCGCGTGCTGATCGTGGCCGACGACGCGGGATCGGTCGGGCAGGTGCGTGACCTCGTACCGGCCGCGGAAACGCACCGGCTGCTGGTGACCTCGCGGCACCGGCTGGTGGCGCCAGGGTTCGCGGGGCGGGTGCTCCCGCTGGACGAGCTGGCGGAGGAGCCCGCGGCCGAGCTCCTCGCCGACGCGGTGCTGCGTGCGTGGCCGGACGACCCCCGGCCCGTACGGGAGCCCGAGGCACTGGCCGGGATCGCCCGGCGGTGCGGACGGCTGCCGCTGGCCCTCGCGGTGGCGGGGGCGGTGTTGGCGGGCGATCCCGGACTGTCCGCGGGGGAGCTGGCCCAGCGGCTGGCCGAGGCCCGGAGCCGGCTGGAGGCGCTGACCTTCGACGAGGGCGGCGTACCGGTGGGGGTGCGGGCCGCGTTCGACCTCTCGTACGCGCGGCTGCCCGCCGACCAGGCGCGGATCTTCCGGCTGCTGACCGTGAACCCCGGCCCGGACTGCCGCACGGAGTACGCCGGCCTGCTCACCGGCGAGGGCGAGGACGTGCGGCCCAAGCTGGCTGCCCTCGTACGGGCCAGCCTGCTGACCGAGCAGCCCGTCGGTTCGGGGCGGTGGCGGATGCACGACCTGCTGCGGTTGTACGCGCTGGAGCGGGGCGAGGAGTGCGCCGAGGAGGACGGGCGGGAGGAGGTGACCGACGCCTTCCTGGCCAACCTGGTGTTGAGCACCGGAGTGGCGCAGGAGCTCCTGGGAGTGAACAGTCCGGGCAGTAGCGGGCCGGGACTGCCTTCCGTGGCGCAGGCGCTGGACTGGCTCGACACGGAGCGGCCGATGCTGGTCGCCGCTGTGGGCTTCGCCGCCGATACCGGCCGGCTGGACACCGCCGTGGAACTGGCCGACCTCCTGGCCCCCTACCTCCAGCTCTACGGGCACGCGCAAGAACACTTGCTGATGGCGCGTCACGTACTTGCGGCCGTGCGCGCGACCGGCAGGCCCGGCAACCTCGCCGTCGCGGTGTGCGACCTCGGCAGCGCACTGTGCCAGGCGCACGACTATGCGGAGGCCGCCGACCGGCTGACGGAGGCACTCACCCGGTTCCGCGAGACCTCCGACCGGGAGGGGGAGGGCAGGGCGCTGCACCTGCTGGGCACCGCGTACAGCGGTGTGCGCCGTTACGGGGAGGCGCGGCAGGCT
Above is a genomic segment from Streptomyces sp. NBC_01233 containing:
- a CDS encoding tetratricopeptide repeat protein, coding for MGNEQWARAEGNARITQVAGDHITYAAGAGPAPRALLGLPDAPAALVGRDGTVKELVGLLAEGGPPVVVVAGLAGVGKSALAVSTAHRAVELGWFGDRVFFLSLRGYASDGGVSGPQAVQEMLRHLGVRDTDTPESPEGRVALYRARLAAFAQAGQRVLIVADDAGSVGQVRDLVPAAETHRLLVTSRHRLVAPGFAGRVLPLDELAEEPAAELLADAVLRAWPDDPRPVREPEALAGIARRCGRLPLALAVAGAVLAGDPGLSAGELAQRLAEARSRLEALTFDEGGVPVGVRAAFDLSYARLPADQARIFRLLTVNPGPDCRTEYAGLLTGEGEDVRPKLAALVRASLLTEQPVGSGRWRMHDLLRLYALERGEECAEEDGREEVTDAFLANLVLSTGVAQELLGVNSPGSSGPGLPSVAQALDWLDTERPMLVAAVGFAADTGRLDTAVELADLLAPYLQLYGHAQEHLLMARHVLAAVRATGRPGNLAVAVCDLGSALCQAHDYAEAADRLTEALTRFRETSDREGEGRALHLLGTAYSGVRRYGEARQAHQEALDIYRRLGSRHAEAAVLVTLGADLHYLGRLDEAIAMHRQALALMRELGDRHREVIALDALGEALSAAGRREECVAVWEEALVIVRGLGNRTRVAWTLTWIASSLLPVGPADEVRARFEEALSLFRADGDRHGEGVALINLGVLHQLEGRWTQALEAHERACTLLDVVGDKAGQAGAVRALAGTLGGLGRLTEAEEGFERASAGFAAAGDAKREAECRQEAADVREASLRPRRWWHRFTR